Genomic DNA from Vagococcus luciliae:
ATTCAAAAGACATTAAGTTCTGTTGAAACGAGTTATTTTAATCAATTTAATGAAGAAATTAGTTCAAAAATAGTCAAGATAGAGGAGTTACTTCATCTTTGTATTTTTTTATTAAATCTTCGTCATTAATTTCCTGGATGGATTAATTAATCTGTTTTAATAAATATGGAAAATTTTTAGGTAAAGCAATGGCTGTTTCTTTGTCTGAATCGTTAATTTCGATATCTGCAAACATCAATGAGTCATCTGGTGTTAGATAAGTTTCAGCAACCGGTTCTTCAATCACAGCTGCATCAATCTTACTTTGTTGGGGTTATAAAATAAGGTCTGGTATGTTTTGTAAAGACACAGTATCAGCTTGTATTTCTTTACTAGATAGCCTCTCTTGTTTTGTTTGAACTTGTGCTCCAACTTTTACCCTTTCTAGGGATTCTAAGGAATTGTATTTGTTTTGATTGCTTTTTCTAATGACAATTTTTTGTTGAACAGTCATGTAAGAATTTGAGAAATCAACTTCTTTTAATTGCTCTGGTGTGGGTGTCATGCCAGAAATAATTACGTCGATTTTCCAGTTTTAAGAGCACCTAATAACGCGTTAAAACTGTATTCTTCAATTTTTAATTTAACTCCCATATCTTTTGCAATCTTTTCAGCAATTAAAATATTGGTCGCTACAATTGTATCTTTTCCGTCAATTGTAGCATGGAATTCATAGGGTGCATAAAAGACAGAAAGACCGACTGTAATTTCCCCTTTATCTTTTATTTTTGTAAGTAGGGAAGGAATCCGTTGACTCAGCAAAAACGGTGGATGAAATAAAAAAGTAACCAATTTATACAAAAATACCAAGAAATCACATGTTAAAGTGTTTCTTGGTATTGAGTAGACTATTTAATTTTTTAAAGGTGATAGAAGTCTTAAACCATTGAATAAAACAACCAATGTACTACCTTCATGGGCTAAGATACCTATTGGTAAATTCATTTGTCCGAAGATATTAAGTATCACAAGTAAAGCGACAACACCCATAGAGAAAATAATGTTTTGTTTAACTACTTTATCTAATTTTTTAGATAAACGGTAAGCATATCCTAGTTTGTCTAAGTCATTTTGCATTAAAACAACATCTGCCACATCAATGGCAACATCTGTCCCATCACCCATAGCCACACCAATATCAGCTTTTACAAGAGCTGGTGCATCATTGACCCCATCACCAACCATGGCTGTTAAACCATATTTGTCTTGAAGTGAGCTAACAATTTGTGATTTATTTTCAGGTAGAACATTTCCTGCAACTTCGTCAATTTTAAGCGTACTTGCAACCGCACGACCAGTACGTTCAGCATCACCGGTGATCATTGTAGTATGAATATTATTTTCTTTGAAGTAAGCAACAAGTTGTTGTGCTTTTGGATTTGGTAAGTCCATCATAGCGATTAACCCAATGACAACATCATCTTCAGAGAATAAAACCACAGTTTTTCCTTCTTCAGCATATTTTCTTTCAAAAGATTCAATATCTGAAGAAACGTTTGTAAATTGAGAAGCCTTCCCGATTTTGTAAGTATGTCCTTTATAAGTTGAAACTAAACCTTTTCCAATTTGATTTTCTATTGTTAACGGAATATCATTTACAATTTCAATTGATTTGACGATAGCATTTGCTAAAGGATGGTTAGCTTGTTTTTCCATGGCTACAATTAAATCAGTATAGAAAGTTTCTTCATTAGTAATTTCGCCAATGAAGTGTACATCTGTTACTTTAGGTTTTCCTTCAGTCAAAGTACCTGTTTTATCAAATGCAATGGCTTGAATTTCAGAAAGGTTTGAAAGGTAAGATCCACCTTTAAATAGTACGCCACGTTTGGCTAAGTTTGAAATAGCAGATAGTGTTGCGGGTATATCACTTGCTGCTAAGGCGCAAGGAGAGGCTACGGTTAAGAATACCATTCCTTTATAAAAACTATCATACCAAGTCATATTGAAAATCAAAGGCATTAATACAATGTATAAGAAGACAAGTACCATGACGCTTGTTACATATTTTGGTTCTAGTCGTTTAATTTTTGTTGCAGTTTTAGATAGATTGGATTGTGATTCATTAACTAGTTGCAATATTTTAGCAAACACAGTGTCTGAACTATCTTTTGTTACAGCCATCGTGATTGTTCCATCCCCGTTGATTGTACTACCAAAAACAGTGTCACCAACTGTTTTTTCAGCTGGAATACTTTCTCCATTTATCGAAGATTCATCAATAGATGTATAACCAGAAAGAATGGTTCCATCTGTTGGGATTTGTTCGCCATTTAATACTTTTAAATGATCTCCAATTTTTAAATCAGCTACATCAACAGTTTTTGTTGACCCATCAGAAAGAATTAATTTTGCATCAGTAGGATTCATTTTCATCAAAGAAGTAATTTCTTTTTTACTTTTATTTTCCACGTAATGTTCTAGAAAATGTGCGGCAGCAAAGATAAGAATTAACAGAGCCCCTTCAGTGTAGTCACCAATAATCGCAGCACCAATTGCTGCAAGTGACATCAAAACATGGACATTTGGAGTAAATTTTTTAAGGCGTTTTGTTTCGTTAATAGTATCTTCAAAACCTTCAATCATAATGTGGTAACCTGAGAGAACAATGGTTGCTAAGGCAAGAATTGTTTTAGGAGTACCTGTTGGTAAAAATAAACTAATGATAAAAGTTGCTAAACCAGCAAAGAAAAGTACGACTGGTAAATTACCATGGTTATGATCATGAGATTGTCCTTTAGAATGGTCATGAGAGTGGCTACAATTTTTATGATTATGTTCGACAGTTTGGTGTGATTGGGTCATCTTATCCAGCTCCTTTTTTATATAAGTGAATATTCATATGATTAATTATTCATATATAAATTATAGCTCCTTATTCCAAAAAAAGCAAACAAAATATCAATAACTTTTTGAATAAGCGTTAGAATGTCTATTAATTCTATTTTTTAACAAATGGTGTTATTATAAGGATATGGATATGAGTAATTGATAGTAGTAAATAGATGATTTGCTAAGTGTTTTAAAATAGTTTTATTTAGTGTCTAAAAGTTTACTCGAATCAAGTTTATATCCAACTGTTGAAAAGTTAAGGAATTTTAAGGAGGAAGGACAATGAACGTGGTCGAAAAAATTAATAAGAAAATTGTTGAATTAAAAAAAGAAGAAGAACGCTTAGTGACTAAACGTTTGTCTGAATTAGGTAATTCCATAAATTATATTGAGAATGAAATAGAAATTCAACGATGCAATGCACAGATAGACATTTTGCAAGAATTATTAGAAGAAATTTAAAAATAGTCTAGACTTTAAAAGTCTAGACTATTTTTTATTTAGTTGTTAAGACATTAAAGATTCTTTTGCAAATGTTCATACTCATGTCCAGCAATATTCGTTTCACCAATTTTTTCGAAGCCGTTATTTAGATAGATTCTTTTAGCATTATCATTAATTTTATCTACATTCAGTCCAATAGTAGTAAGACCAGTTTGCTTTGCCAAATTAGGTAGTGAATTAAGGAGTTCTTTAGCAACCCCTTGTCCTCGAAATAGTGGAGAAGTAACAAGCGTATCCAAGTACCACTCGTTATCAAATGCCTCTTCTTCAGTAAATAAGCGATACTCTTGTGACAAATTATTTTGTTCAAGTATATCGTAAAAACCGTCATCAATTGTTTTTTCGTGGTGATAAGGATAACCAAAGGCAATACCAGCAATTTGCCCATCTATCTCTTTCACGATAGCATTTTTATAGCCGTAACGATGTGTTGGTTTATCTATATAAGCAGAAACTAACAGGTCTTTTACTTCCTTATCTGAAAGTTTTTCAAAAATATCTAATTCCATATCTTTTAAGACAATCATAACCAAGTCGATAGCTTGGCTAGCATCTTCTTTTTGTGCAAAGCGAATCATGTTGAATCGTTCCTCCTAGTGTATAATAAGTACTGTTACTATATCACGCACTTACTATAGTAGCAACTTTCTAGAAATAAAAAATACAGATTAAGTATTGATTATTTTTCAATTTGTAGTATAATTTAAAGGTGCGTGTAATACACGTATTTCTTTTTTATTTAAAGTGTGGGAGGAGAAATTTCCATCTCCATTAAACCACATCACGGACTTAAGGAGGTATGTCTCGTGGCAAAGAAAGTTGAAAAATTAGTTAAATTACAAATTCCTGCAGGGAAAGCAACACCAGCTCCACCAGTAGGTCCAGCATTAGGTCAAGCGGGTATTAACATTATGGGATTCACAAAAGAATTCAACGCTCGTACAGCAGATCAAGCTGGTTTAATTATTCCAGTTGTAATTTCTGTATATGAAGATCGTTCATTTACATTTATTACAAAAACACCACCAGCTGCAGTGTTACTTAAAAAAGCAGCTAACGTAGAAAAAGGTTCTGGTGAACCAAACTCTAAAAAAGTAGCATCAGTTACTAAAGATCAAGTAAAAGAA
This window encodes:
- a CDS encoding heavy metal translocating P-type ATPase: MTQSHQTVEHNHKNCSHSHDHSKGQSHDHNHGNLPVVLFFAGLATFIISLFLPTGTPKTILALATIVLSGYHIMIEGFEDTINETKRLKKFTPNVHVLMSLAAIGAAIIGDYTEGALLILIFAAAHFLEHYVENKSKKEITSLMKMNPTDAKLILSDGSTKTVDVADLKIGDHLKVLNGEQIPTDGTILSGYTSIDESSINGESIPAEKTVGDTVFGSTINGDGTITMAVTKDSSDTVFAKILQLVNESQSNLSKTATKIKRLEPKYVTSVMVLVFLYIVLMPLIFNMTWYDSFYKGMVFLTVASPCALAASDIPATLSAISNLAKRGVLFKGGSYLSNLSEIQAIAFDKTGTLTEGKPKVTDVHFIGEITNEETFYTDLIVAMEKQANHPLANAIVKSIEIVNDIPLTIENQIGKGLVSTYKGHTYKIGKASQFTNVSSDIESFERKYAEEGKTVVLFSEDDVVIGLIAMMDLPNPKAQQLVAYFKENNIHTTMITGDAERTGRAVASTLKIDEVAGNVLPENKSQIVSSLQDKYGLTAMVGDGVNDAPALVKADIGVAMGDGTDVAIDVADVVLMQNDLDKLGYAYRLSKKLDKVVKQNIIFSMGVVALLVILNIFGQMNLPIGILAHEGSTLVVLFNGLRLLSPLKN
- a CDS encoding GNAT family N-acetyltransferase, translating into MIRFAQKEDASQAIDLVMIVLKDMELDIFEKLSDKEVKDLLVSAYIDKPTHRYGYKNAIVKEIDGQIAGIAFGYPYHHEKTIDDGFYDILEQNNLSQEYRLFTEEEAFDNEWYLDTLVTSPLFRGQGVAKELLNSLPNLAKQTGLTTIGLNVDKINDNAKRIYLNNGFEKIGETNIAGHEYEHLQKNL
- the rplK gene encoding 50S ribosomal protein L11 → MAKKVEKLVKLQIPAGKATPAPPVGPALGQAGINIMGFTKEFNARTADQAGLIIPVVISVYEDRSFTFITKTPPAAVLLKKAANVEKGSGEPNSKKVASVTKDQVKEIAETKMQDLNAADIEAAMRMVEGTARSMGITVE